In a single window of the Pirellulales bacterium genome:
- a CDS encoding RNA polymerase sigma factor: protein MLDEHAFAERLTGSHQRLWLIAAAITGDRTEADDVVQEAALVALRKLDEFDEGTNFAAWMSQIVRLTALNHVRKTGRQNTAPTDPQTLDRATVASPHTSDDPRSPVDGTGRLVMQQSAFDDDVLNALASVGEVARACLLLRTVHQLSYAEISDTLQIPAGTVMSHVHRARQTMRERLRNRHGECLVPTDDNPAT, encoded by the coding sequence GTGCTTGACGAACACGCCTTTGCGGAGCGCCTCACCGGATCGCATCAGCGACTCTGGCTGATTGCGGCCGCCATTACAGGTGACCGAACGGAAGCCGACGACGTAGTTCAGGAAGCGGCCTTGGTAGCGCTGCGCAAGCTTGACGAATTCGATGAGGGCACGAACTTCGCTGCCTGGATGTCGCAAATCGTACGACTAACCGCGCTGAATCACGTTCGAAAAACCGGCCGCCAAAACACGGCTCCTACCGATCCGCAAACACTCGATCGCGCCACCGTGGCGTCCCCACATACCAGCGATGACCCGCGTTCGCCAGTCGACGGGACCGGCCGCTTGGTAATGCAACAGTCCGCTTTCGATGACGACGTCTTGAACGCACTGGCATCGGTCGGCGAAGTCGCCAGGGCCTGTTTGCTGCTACGTACCGTCCATCAACTGAGCTACGCCGAGATTTCCGACACATTGCAAATCCCGGCCGGCACGGTCATGAGTCACGTGCATCGCGCACGGCAAACGATGCGCGAACGTTTGAGAAATCGCCACGGTGAGTGCCTGGTTCCGACAGACGACAATCCCGCGACATGA
- a CDS encoding DUF1559 domain-containing protein, with product MCSATHLNPCKQKRYALATRRNSRSELTRCGGAPQGFTIVELLVVITIVGILVSLLLPAVQAARTAARRTQCANNLKQIGLALTNYHDSFGTFPSGYLTGVGPSGADTGPGWGWCSLVLPYMEQGAVWNAIDFSVPIERAPSVVTQTIPTLLCPANELLWQWWPAEVLDTNGNPTRLICKVGFAPYVGVMGSNDLTPVGDGLFFRNSSIRLQDIVDGTSQTIAVGERAYVLGEATWVGAVTGASLFPDPDEGEIAVQTLKPSSGMVLGHVGNNNGPNSPTSEINQFYSLHGPGVNFLFADGHVAFLPASIDYSTYQALSTRNGGEAISSTGN from the coding sequence ACGCGCCGCAATTCCAGGAGCGAATTAACACGCTGCGGAGGGGCGCCGCAGGGGTTCACGATCGTCGAACTGCTGGTGGTTATCACGATCGTGGGGATCCTTGTCTCGTTGCTTTTGCCCGCCGTCCAGGCCGCCCGCACCGCCGCTCGCCGGACGCAGTGCGCGAACAATCTCAAACAGATTGGCCTGGCGCTAACCAACTATCACGATAGTTTTGGCACGTTTCCGTCCGGCTATCTAACCGGCGTGGGACCGAGTGGCGCCGATACTGGCCCGGGTTGGGGTTGGTGCTCACTCGTCTTGCCGTACATGGAACAGGGTGCCGTTTGGAACGCGATCGACTTTTCGGTGCCGATTGAGCGTGCTCCGAGTGTCGTCACCCAGACCATCCCCACACTGCTCTGTCCCGCGAACGAGCTGCTGTGGCAGTGGTGGCCTGCTGAAGTTTTAGATACTAACGGCAATCCCACGCGGTTGATTTGCAAAGTGGGATTTGCACCGTACGTGGGCGTGATGGGGAGTAATGACCTGACCCCCGTGGGCGATGGCCTGTTTTTTCGTAACAGCTCTATCCGCTTACAGGACATCGTCGACGGCACGTCTCAAACCATTGCCGTGGGGGAACGCGCTTACGTGCTCGGCGAAGCGACCTGGGTGGGCGCCGTAACCGGAGCGAGCCTGTTCCCCGATCCCGACGAAGGGGAAATTGCGGTCCAAACCCTCAAACCTAGTTCCGGCATGGTCCTGGGGCACGTGGGCAATAATAACGGCCCGAATAGCCCCACCAGCGAAATCAACCAGTTCTACAGCTTGCACGGGCCGGGCGTGAACTTTCTTTTCGCCGACGGGCATGTGGCGTTTTTGCCGGCGTCGATCGACTACAGCACCTACCAGGCTCTCTCGACTCGCAACGGGGGGGAGGCCATCAGTAGTACCGGCAATTAG